From one Pan troglodytes isolate AG18354 chromosome 13, NHGRI_mPanTro3-v2.0_pri, whole genome shotgun sequence genomic stretch:
- the ERCC3 gene encoding general transcription and DNA repair factor IIH helicase subunit XPB isoform X4, producing MGKRDRADRDKKKSRKRHYEDEEDDEEDAPGNDPQEAVPSAAGKQVDESGTKVDEYGAKDYRLQMPLKDDHTSRPLWVLSALGCKPVTSPSTSGSSARLESLMELCSLLRYFVESSHPDVIQHLLQDPVIRECRLRNSEGEATELITETFTSKSAISKTAESSGGPSTSRVTDPQGKSDIPMDLFDFYEQMDKDEEEEEETQTVSFEVKQEMIEELQKRCIHLEYPLLAEYDFRNDSVNPDINIDLKPTAVLRPYQEKSLRKMFGNGRARSGVIVLPCGAGKSLVGVTAACTVRKRCLVLGNSAVSVEQWKAQFKMWSTIDDSQICRFTSDAKDKPIGCSVAISTYSMLGHTTKRSWEAERVMEWLKTQEWGLMILDEVHTIPAKMFRRVLTIVQAHCKLGLTATLVREDDKIVDLNFLIGPKLYEANWMELQNNGYIAKVQCAEVWCPMSPEFYREYVAIKTKKRILLYTMNPNKFRACQFLIKFHERRNDKIIVFADNVFALKEYAIRLNKPYIYGPTSQGERMQILQNFKHNPKINTIFISKVGDTSFDLPEANVLIQISSHGGSRRQEAQRLGRVLRAKKGMVAEEYNAFFYSLVSQDTQEMAYSTKRQRFLVDQGYSFKVITKLAGMEEEDLAFSTKEEQQQLLQKVLAATDLDAEEEVVAGEFGSRSSQASRRFGTMSSMSGADDTVYMEYHSSRSKAPSKHVHPLFKRFRK from the exons ATGGGCAAAAGAGACCGAGCGGACCGCG ACAAGAAGAAATCCAGGAAGCGGCACTATGAGGATGAAGAGGATGATGAAGAGGACGCCCCGGGGAACGACCCTCAGGAAGCGGTTCCTTCGGCGGCGGGGAAGCAGGTGGATGAGTCAGGCACCAAAGTGGATGAATATGGAGCCAAGGACTACAGGCTGCAAATGCCGCTGAAGGACGACCACACCTCCAGGCCCCTCTGGGTG CTGTCAGCGTTGGGCTGCAAACCAGTGACATCACCGAGTACCTCAGGAAGCTCAGCAAGACTGGAGTCCCTGATGGAATTATGCAGTTTATTAAG ATACTTCGTTGAAAGTTCCCACCCTGATGTAATCCAGCATCTTCTCCAGGACCCCGTGATCCGAGAATGCCGCTTAAGAAACTCTGAAGGGGAGGCCACTGAGCTCATCACAGAGACTTTCACAAGCAAATCTGCC ATTTCTAAGACTGCTGAAAGCAGTGGTGGGCCCTCCACTTCCCGAGTGACAGATCCACAGGGTAAATCTGACATCCCCATGGACCTGTTTGACTTCTATGAGCAAATGGACaaggatgaagaagaagaagaagagacacaGACAGTGTCTTTTGAAGTCAAGCAG GAAATGATTGAGGAACTCCAGAAACGTTGCATCCACCTGGAGTACCCTCTGTTGGCAGAATATGACTTCCGGAATGATTCTGTCAACCCTGATATCAACATTGACCTAAAGCCCACAGCTGTCCTCAGACCCTATCAGGAGAAGAGCTTGCGAAAGATGTTTGGAAACGGGCGTGCACGTTCGGGGGTCATTGTTCTTCCCTGCG GTGCTGGAAAGTCGCTGGTTGGTGTGACTGCTGCATGCACTGTCAGAAAACGCTGTCTGGTGCTGGGCAACTCAGCTGTTTCTGTGGAGCAGTGGAAAGCCCAGTTCAAGATGTGGTCCACCATTGACGACAGCCAGATCTGCCGGTTCACCTCCGATGCCAAGGACAAGCCCATCGGCTGCTCCGTTGCCATTAGCACCTACTCCATGCTGGGCCACACCACCAAAAGGTCCTGGGAGGCCGAGCGAGTCATGGAGTGGCTCAAGACCCAGGAGTGGGGCCTCATGATCCTGGATGAAGTGCACACCATACCAG CCAAGATGTTCCGAAGGGTGCTCACCATCGTGCAGGCCCACTGTAAGCTGGGTTTGACTGCGACCCTCGTCCGCGAAGATGACAAAATTGTGGATTTAAATTTTCTGATTGGGCCTAAGCTCTACGAAGCAAACTGGATGGAGCTGCAGAATAATGGCTACATCGCCAAAGTCCAGTGTGCTGAG GTCTGGTGCCCTATGTCTCCTGAATTTTACCGGGAATATGTGGCAATCAAAACCAAGAAACGAATCTTGCTGTACACCATGAACCCCAACAAATTTAGAGCTTGCCAGTTTCTGATCAAGTTTCATGAAAGGAGGAATGACAAGATTATTGTCTTTGCTGACAATGTGTTTGCCCTAAAGGAATATGCCATTCGACTGAACAA ACCCTATATCTACGGACCTACGTCTCAGGGGGAAAGGATGCAAATTCTCCAGAATTTCAAGCACAACCCCAAAATTAACACCATCTTCATATCCAAG GTAGGTGACACCTCGTTTGATCTGCCGGAAGCAAATGTCCTCATTCAGATCTCATCCCATGGTGGCTCCAGGCGTCAGGAAGCCCAAAGGCTAGGGCGGGTGCTTCGAGCTAAAAAAG GGATGGTTGCAGAAGAGTACAATGCCTTTTTCTACTCACTGGTATCCCAGGACACACAGGAAATGGCTTACTCAACCAAGCGGCAGAGATTCTTGGTAGATCAAGGTTATAGCTTCAAG GTGATCACGAAACTCGCTGGCATGGAGGAGGAAGACTTGGCGTTTTCGACAAAAGAAGAGCAACAGCAGCTCTTACAGAAAGTCCTGGCAGCCACTGACCTGGATGccgaggaggaggtggtggctgGGGAATTTGGCTCCAGATCCAGCCAG GCATCTCGGCGCTTTGGCACCATGAGTTCTATGTCTGGGGCCGACGACACTGTGTACATGGAGTACCACTCATCACGGAGCAAGGCGCCCAGCAAACATGTACACCCGCTCTTCAAGCGCTTTAGGAAATGA
- the ERCC3 gene encoding general transcription and DNA repair factor IIH helicase subunit XPB isoform X6: MQLSALGCKPVTSPSTSGSSARLESLMELCSLLRYFVESSHPDVIQHLLQDPVIRECRLRNSEGEATELITETFTSKSAISKTAESSGGPSTSRVTDPQGKSDIPMDLFDFYEQMDKDEEEEEETQTVSFEVKQEMIEELQKRCIHLEYPLLAEYDFRNDSVNPDINIDLKPTAVLRPYQEKSLRKMFGNGRARSGVIVLPCGAGKSLVGVTAACTVRKRCLVLGNSAVSVEQWKAQFKMWSTIDDSQICRFTSDAKDKPIGCSVAISTYSMLGHTTKRSWEAERVMEWLKTQEWGLMILDEVHTIPAKMFRRVLTIVQAHCKLGLTATLVREDDKIVDLNFLIGPKLYEANWMELQNNGYIAKVQCAEVWCPMSPEFYREYVAIKTKKRILLYTMNPNKFRACQFLIKFHERRNDKIIVFADNVFALKEYAIRLNKPYIYGPTSQGERMQILQNFKHNPKINTIFISKVGDTSFDLPEANVLIQISSHGGSRRQEAQRLGRVLRAKKGMVAEEYNAFFYSLVSQDTQEMAYSTKRQRFLVDQGYSFKVITKLAGMEEEDLAFSTKEEQQQLLQKVLAATDLDAEEEVVAGEFGSRSSQASRRFGTMSSMSGADDTVYMEYHSSRSKAPSKHVHPLFKRFRK, translated from the exons ATGCAGCTGTCAGCGTTGGGCTGCAAACCAGTGACATCACCGAGTACCTCAGGAAGCTCAGCAAGACTGGAGTCCCTGATGGAATTATGCAGTTTATTAAG ATACTTCGTTGAAAGTTCCCACCCTGATGTAATCCAGCATCTTCTCCAGGACCCCGTGATCCGAGAATGCCGCTTAAGAAACTCTGAAGGGGAGGCCACTGAGCTCATCACAGAGACTTTCACAAGCAAATCTGCC ATTTCTAAGACTGCTGAAAGCAGTGGTGGGCCCTCCACTTCCCGAGTGACAGATCCACAGGGTAAATCTGACATCCCCATGGACCTGTTTGACTTCTATGAGCAAATGGACaaggatgaagaagaagaagaagagacacaGACAGTGTCTTTTGAAGTCAAGCAG GAAATGATTGAGGAACTCCAGAAACGTTGCATCCACCTGGAGTACCCTCTGTTGGCAGAATATGACTTCCGGAATGATTCTGTCAACCCTGATATCAACATTGACCTAAAGCCCACAGCTGTCCTCAGACCCTATCAGGAGAAGAGCTTGCGAAAGATGTTTGGAAACGGGCGTGCACGTTCGGGGGTCATTGTTCTTCCCTGCG GTGCTGGAAAGTCGCTGGTTGGTGTGACTGCTGCATGCACTGTCAGAAAACGCTGTCTGGTGCTGGGCAACTCAGCTGTTTCTGTGGAGCAGTGGAAAGCCCAGTTCAAGATGTGGTCCACCATTGACGACAGCCAGATCTGCCGGTTCACCTCCGATGCCAAGGACAAGCCCATCGGCTGCTCCGTTGCCATTAGCACCTACTCCATGCTGGGCCACACCACCAAAAGGTCCTGGGAGGCCGAGCGAGTCATGGAGTGGCTCAAGACCCAGGAGTGGGGCCTCATGATCCTGGATGAAGTGCACACCATACCAG CCAAGATGTTCCGAAGGGTGCTCACCATCGTGCAGGCCCACTGTAAGCTGGGTTTGACTGCGACCCTCGTCCGCGAAGATGACAAAATTGTGGATTTAAATTTTCTGATTGGGCCTAAGCTCTACGAAGCAAACTGGATGGAGCTGCAGAATAATGGCTACATCGCCAAAGTCCAGTGTGCTGAG GTCTGGTGCCCTATGTCTCCTGAATTTTACCGGGAATATGTGGCAATCAAAACCAAGAAACGAATCTTGCTGTACACCATGAACCCCAACAAATTTAGAGCTTGCCAGTTTCTGATCAAGTTTCATGAAAGGAGGAATGACAAGATTATTGTCTTTGCTGACAATGTGTTTGCCCTAAAGGAATATGCCATTCGACTGAACAA ACCCTATATCTACGGACCTACGTCTCAGGGGGAAAGGATGCAAATTCTCCAGAATTTCAAGCACAACCCCAAAATTAACACCATCTTCATATCCAAG GTAGGTGACACCTCGTTTGATCTGCCGGAAGCAAATGTCCTCATTCAGATCTCATCCCATGGTGGCTCCAGGCGTCAGGAAGCCCAAAGGCTAGGGCGGGTGCTTCGAGCTAAAAAAG GGATGGTTGCAGAAGAGTACAATGCCTTTTTCTACTCACTGGTATCCCAGGACACACAGGAAATGGCTTACTCAACCAAGCGGCAGAGATTCTTGGTAGATCAAGGTTATAGCTTCAAG GTGATCACGAAACTCGCTGGCATGGAGGAGGAAGACTTGGCGTTTTCGACAAAAGAAGAGCAACAGCAGCTCTTACAGAAAGTCCTGGCAGCCACTGACCTGGATGccgaggaggaggtggtggctgGGGAATTTGGCTCCAGATCCAGCCAG GCATCTCGGCGCTTTGGCACCATGAGTTCTATGTCTGGGGCCGACGACACTGTGTACATGGAGTACCACTCATCACGGAGCAAGGCGCCCAGCAAACATGTACACCCGCTCTTCAAGCGCTTTAGGAAATGA
- the ERCC3 gene encoding general transcription and DNA repair factor IIH helicase subunit XPB isoform X1, translating into MGKRDRADRDKKKSRKRHYEDEEDDEEDAPGNDPQEAVPSAAGKQVDESGTKVDEYGAKDYRLQMPLKDDHTSRPLWVAPDGHIFLEAFSPVYKYAQDFLVAIAEPVCRPTHVHEYKLTAYSLYAAVSVGLQTSDITEYLRKLSKTGVPDGIMQFIKLCTVSYGKVKLVLKHNRYFVESSHPDVIQHLLQDPVIRECRLRNSEGEATELITETFTSKSAHLPLSQISKTAESSGGPSTSRVTDPQGKSDIPMDLFDFYEQMDKDEEEEEETQTVSFEVKQEMIEELQKRCIHLEYPLLAEYDFRNDSVNPDINIDLKPTAVLRPYQEKSLRKMFGNGRARSGVIVLPCGAGKSLVGVTAACTVRKRCLVLGNSAVSVEQWKAQFKMWSTIDDSQICRFTSDAKDKPIGCSVAISTYSMLGHTTKRSWEAERVMEWLKTQEWGLMILDEVHTIPAKMFRRVLTIVQAHCKLGLTATLVREDDKIVDLNFLIGPKLYEANWMELQNNGYIAKVQCAEVWCPMSPEFYREYVAIKTKKRILLYTMNPNKFRACQFLIKFHERRNDKIIVFADNVFALKEYAIRLNKPYIYGPTSQGERMQILQNFKHNPKINTIFISKVGDTSFDLPEANVLIQISSHGGSRRQEAQRLGRVLRAKKGMVAEEYNAFFYSLVSQDTQEMAYSTKRQRFLVDQGYSFKVITKLAGMEEEDLAFSTKEEQQQLLQKVLAATDLDAEEEVVAGEFGSRSSQASRRFGTMSSMSGADDTVYMEYHSSRSKAPSKHVHPLFKRFRK; encoded by the exons ATGGGCAAAAGAGACCGAGCGGACCGCG ACAAGAAGAAATCCAGGAAGCGGCACTATGAGGATGAAGAGGATGATGAAGAGGACGCCCCGGGGAACGACCCTCAGGAAGCGGTTCCTTCGGCGGCGGGGAAGCAGGTGGATGAGTCAGGCACCAAAGTGGATGAATATGGAGCCAAGGACTACAGGCTGCAAATGCCGCTGAAGGACGACCACACCTCCAGGCCCCTCTGGGTG GCTCCCGATGGCCATATCTTCTTGGAAGCCTTCTCTCCAGTTTACAAATATGCCCAAGACTTCTTGGTGGCTATTGCAGAGCCAGTGTGCCGACCAACCCATGTGCATGAGTACAAACTAACTGCCTACTCCTTGTATGCAGCTGTCAGCGTTGGGCTGCAAACCAGTGACATCACCGAGTACCTCAGGAAGCTCAGCAAGACTGGAGTCCCTGATGGAATTATGCAGTTTATTAAG TTGTGTACTGTCAGCTATGGAAaagtcaagctggtcttgaagcACAACAG ATACTTCGTTGAAAGTTCCCACCCTGATGTAATCCAGCATCTTCTCCAGGACCCCGTGATCCGAGAATGCCGCTTAAGAAACTCTGAAGGGGAGGCCACTGAGCTCATCACAGAGACTTTCACAAGCAAATCTGCC CACCTACCTCTCTCACAGATTTCTAAGACTGCTGAAAGCAGTGGTGGGCCCTCCACTTCCCGAGTGACAGATCCACAGGGTAAATCTGACATCCCCATGGACCTGTTTGACTTCTATGAGCAAATGGACaaggatgaagaagaagaagaagagacacaGACAGTGTCTTTTGAAGTCAAGCAG GAAATGATTGAGGAACTCCAGAAACGTTGCATCCACCTGGAGTACCCTCTGTTGGCAGAATATGACTTCCGGAATGATTCTGTCAACCCTGATATCAACATTGACCTAAAGCCCACAGCTGTCCTCAGACCCTATCAGGAGAAGAGCTTGCGAAAGATGTTTGGAAACGGGCGTGCACGTTCGGGGGTCATTGTTCTTCCCTGCG GTGCTGGAAAGTCGCTGGTTGGTGTGACTGCTGCATGCACTGTCAGAAAACGCTGTCTGGTGCTGGGCAACTCAGCTGTTTCTGTGGAGCAGTGGAAAGCCCAGTTCAAGATGTGGTCCACCATTGACGACAGCCAGATCTGCCGGTTCACCTCCGATGCCAAGGACAAGCCCATCGGCTGCTCCGTTGCCATTAGCACCTACTCCATGCTGGGCCACACCACCAAAAGGTCCTGGGAGGCCGAGCGAGTCATGGAGTGGCTCAAGACCCAGGAGTGGGGCCTCATGATCCTGGATGAAGTGCACACCATACCAG CCAAGATGTTCCGAAGGGTGCTCACCATCGTGCAGGCCCACTGTAAGCTGGGTTTGACTGCGACCCTCGTCCGCGAAGATGACAAAATTGTGGATTTAAATTTTCTGATTGGGCCTAAGCTCTACGAAGCAAACTGGATGGAGCTGCAGAATAATGGCTACATCGCCAAAGTCCAGTGTGCTGAG GTCTGGTGCCCTATGTCTCCTGAATTTTACCGGGAATATGTGGCAATCAAAACCAAGAAACGAATCTTGCTGTACACCATGAACCCCAACAAATTTAGAGCTTGCCAGTTTCTGATCAAGTTTCATGAAAGGAGGAATGACAAGATTATTGTCTTTGCTGACAATGTGTTTGCCCTAAAGGAATATGCCATTCGACTGAACAA ACCCTATATCTACGGACCTACGTCTCAGGGGGAAAGGATGCAAATTCTCCAGAATTTCAAGCACAACCCCAAAATTAACACCATCTTCATATCCAAG GTAGGTGACACCTCGTTTGATCTGCCGGAAGCAAATGTCCTCATTCAGATCTCATCCCATGGTGGCTCCAGGCGTCAGGAAGCCCAAAGGCTAGGGCGGGTGCTTCGAGCTAAAAAAG GGATGGTTGCAGAAGAGTACAATGCCTTTTTCTACTCACTGGTATCCCAGGACACACAGGAAATGGCTTACTCAACCAAGCGGCAGAGATTCTTGGTAGATCAAGGTTATAGCTTCAAG GTGATCACGAAACTCGCTGGCATGGAGGAGGAAGACTTGGCGTTTTCGACAAAAGAAGAGCAACAGCAGCTCTTACAGAAAGTCCTGGCAGCCACTGACCTGGATGccgaggaggaggtggtggctgGGGAATTTGGCTCCAGATCCAGCCAG GCATCTCGGCGCTTTGGCACCATGAGTTCTATGTCTGGGGCCGACGACACTGTGTACATGGAGTACCACTCATCACGGAGCAAGGCGCCCAGCAAACATGTACACCCGCTCTTCAAGCGCTTTAGGAAATGA